A portion of the Limosilactobacillus reuteri genome contains these proteins:
- the purR gene encoding pur operon repressor: MKIRRSNRLVDMTRYLLEHPRSLVSLKFFGERYDSAKSSISEDLGIVKHTFQTWGQGRLETIPGASGGAVLTPFYSKENAQAAIDNLVDRVNDDSRLLPGGYVYLSDLIGQPEILRQIGKLIATQYVDTDVDVIMTVETKGIPIAQSVAMYMNKPFVIVRNSSHITEGPTVSVNYVSGSVQRIKKMELSRRTLSAGANALVVDDFMKGGGTINGMKSLIKEFDANLVGITVFAEGRPVNGQRLVDNCTSLIKVETKDGTEKKIAAQAGSFMENVFDKKVEN; this comes from the coding sequence ATGAAAATTAGACGGAGTAACCGATTGGTGGATATGACACGTTACTTGCTTGAACATCCGCGATCATTAGTATCGTTGAAGTTTTTTGGTGAGCGTTACGACTCAGCTAAGTCATCAATCAGTGAAGATTTGGGAATTGTTAAACATACCTTCCAAACTTGGGGACAGGGACGATTAGAAACAATTCCTGGTGCAAGCGGTGGCGCGGTATTAACGCCATTTTATTCTAAGGAAAATGCTCAAGCGGCCATTGATAACTTGGTTGACCGGGTTAATGATGACTCGCGTTTGCTACCGGGAGGCTATGTTTACTTATCAGATTTAATCGGCCAACCAGAAATTTTGCGGCAGATTGGTAAGTTAATCGCTACTCAATACGTTGATACTGATGTTGATGTTATTATGACAGTCGAGACTAAGGGGATCCCGATTGCTCAAAGCGTTGCGATGTATATGAATAAACCATTCGTTATTGTTCGTAATAGTTCGCACATTACTGAAGGACCTACTGTAAGTGTTAATTACGTTTCTGGCTCTGTTCAGCGAATAAAGAAGATGGAATTGTCCCGTCGTACATTATCAGCTGGGGCAAATGCCTTAGTTGTTGACGACTTTATGAAGGGCGGCGGCACGATTAATGGAATGAAATCTTTGATTAAAGAATTTGATGCTAACTTGGTTGGAATCACTGTCTTTGCAGAGGGTCGTCCAGTAAACGGTCAACGGTTAGTCGATAACTGTACTTCATTAATCAAAGTGGAAACTAAAGATGGCACGGAGAAGAAGATTGCAGCACAAGCAGGAAGCTTCATGGAAAACGTGTTTGATAAGAAAGTGGAGAATTAG
- the ispE gene encoding 4-(cytidine 5'-diphospho)-2-C-methyl-D-erythritol kinase — MIVTEKAPAKLNLSLDTPMRYFDGSPQWDMVMVSADLADYVTVETHRRPTTIKVYTNNGFLPNDQRNLAYQAAHILRSRFHCKDGVTIRIKKQIPVAAGLGGGSSDAAAVLRALNSIWRLGLSLSELAKIALTIDSDVPYCIYNKLAHVTGHGEKIELLPPQPHYWAVIAKQKISVSTPQILRQINYEKLQHLNNEALLTNLKKEDWQEATKYMGNVLEPLTMKFYPEIGRLKNKMKELGADVAQMSGTGPTVFAICHTESRAKRIQNSIRGFCRDVHVVTLL, encoded by the coding sequence ATGATAGTTACAGAAAAAGCACCAGCAAAATTGAATTTGAGTTTAGATACGCCGATGCGATATTTTGATGGTTCTCCTCAATGGGATATGGTAATGGTCTCGGCAGACCTGGCTGATTATGTAACTGTTGAGACACACCGGCGCCCTACAACAATTAAAGTCTATACAAATAATGGTTTTTTACCTAATGACCAACGTAATCTAGCATACCAAGCAGCTCATATTTTGCGTAGTCGTTTTCATTGTAAAGATGGTGTTACGATTCGGATTAAGAAGCAAATCCCGGTTGCGGCCGGATTGGGTGGTGGCTCTTCAGATGCAGCGGCAGTTTTACGCGCATTAAATAGTATTTGGCGGTTGGGCTTGAGTTTATCAGAACTAGCAAAGATTGCATTAACGATTGATTCTGATGTCCCGTATTGTATATACAACAAATTAGCCCATGTCACTGGTCATGGTGAAAAAATTGAATTGTTACCACCACAACCCCACTATTGGGCCGTGATTGCAAAACAAAAGATCAGTGTTTCCACACCGCAAATCTTACGACAAATTAATTATGAGAAGCTTCAACATCTTAATAATGAAGCGTTACTGACAAATTTAAAGAAAGAAGATTGGCAAGAAGCAACAAAATATATGGGAAATGTTTTAGAGCCTTTAACGATGAAGTTTTATCCAGAAATCGGTCGTTTAAAGAATAAGATGAAAGAATTGGGGGCCGATGTTGCACAAATGAGCGGGACGGGACCAACCGTCTTCGCAATCTGCCATACAGAATCGCGAGCAAAACGGATTCAAAATAGTATCCGGGGATTTTGTCGCGACGTTCATGTTGTAACTTTGCTTTGA
- a CDS encoding metal ABC transporter ATP-binding protein, producing the protein MAVVSVDDLTIAYGNHTVIDHLSFSINEGDFLVVVGENGVGKTTLVRSMLGFLKPKSGTITIPQSTRLGYVPQFRNIDEEYPLSIRDFVALNTKPRLLPWLTKSERNRVERMIRENNLTKIAERPLGLASGGEKQRAYLAQALLPNPNLLILDESTASLDNEMKYELLDLVTRFQQNGLSVMFITHDWDLAEQYGTRFLYLSPGSYSTGPINELPSPVKGDKK; encoded by the coding sequence ATGGCAGTTGTATCAGTTGATGATTTAACGATCGCTTATGGAAATCATACTGTAATCGATCATTTAAGCTTCTCCATTAATGAAGGAGATTTTCTCGTCGTGGTTGGTGAAAATGGGGTAGGAAAAACGACTCTTGTTCGCTCGATGCTTGGGTTTTTAAAACCGAAAAGCGGGACAATAACTATTCCGCAAAGTACACGACTTGGCTACGTTCCTCAGTTTCGTAATATTGATGAGGAATACCCGCTATCTATTCGTGATTTTGTTGCTTTAAATACTAAACCACGTCTTTTGCCATGGCTGACTAAAAGCGAACGAAACCGCGTTGAACGGATGATTCGTGAAAATAACCTAACAAAGATTGCTGAGCGGCCTCTTGGTTTAGCATCAGGGGGTGAGAAGCAGCGAGCGTATCTTGCTCAAGCCTTATTACCCAATCCTAACCTCCTTATTCTGGACGAATCGACGGCAAGTCTGGACAATGAAATGAAGTATGAATTGCTAGACCTAGTAACCCGTTTTCAACAAAATGGTTTGAGTGTAATGTTTATTACTCATGATTGGGATCTAGCAGAACAATATGGAACTCGTTTCTTGTATTTGTCTCCCGGTTCTTATTCCACTGGGCCAATTAATGAGTTACCCAGTCCGGTAAAGGGGGATAAAAAGTAA
- a CDS encoding metal ABC transporter permease translates to MLTLSFMRHAFVASTFIAIICGIIGVFVVARNLSFLTHTLSEIGFAGGAFAVFAGWPALNGMILFTMLSSVIVGQMSIKESRREAVISAVSALFIGLGILFLSLSSQSASSATSILFGSVVGISLNEVWQLVYLSILVLVILLLMYRRLKFDSFDAIGAQVSGINQTIISVVFLLLLALSVSVAAQIVGSLLIFILLTLPAASAKYFTHGVARMIILAILFSLLGTWLGLFLGYLTDWPVSFFIAVIEVIIYTTALIYSKFIESN, encoded by the coding sequence ATGTTAACTTTAAGTTTTATGCGTCATGCATTTGTCGCTAGTACATTTATTGCGATTATTTGTGGAATTATTGGAGTTTTTGTCGTTGCACGAAATTTATCATTCTTAACGCATACCTTGTCTGAAATTGGATTTGCTGGTGGTGCTTTTGCCGTTTTTGCTGGATGGCCAGCGCTAAATGGGATGATTCTGTTTACAATGTTAAGCTCAGTTATTGTTGGACAAATGAGTATAAAAGAATCACGACGAGAAGCGGTTATTAGTGCCGTTTCAGCGCTGTTTATTGGCTTAGGAATTCTTTTCTTATCTTTGAGCAGTCAGTCAGCTAGCTCAGCAACAAGTATTTTGTTTGGTAGCGTGGTTGGAATTAGTTTGAATGAGGTATGGCAACTTGTCTACCTTTCTATTCTTGTTTTGGTCATTCTATTGTTAATGTATCGCCGGCTTAAGTTTGACTCCTTTGATGCGATTGGTGCGCAGGTCAGTGGGATAAATCAAACAATAATTTCTGTTGTTTTTCTTTTATTACTTGCTTTGAGTGTTAGTGTCGCTGCTCAGATTGTCGGTTCTTTGCTAATTTTTATTCTCCTAACATTACCCGCTGCTAGTGCTAAATACTTTACGCATGGTGTAGCACGGATGATTATTTTAGCAATTTTATTTTCACTGCTAGGGACATGGCTTGGTCTTTTTCTCGGTTATTTGACAGATTGGCCGGTTAGTTTCTTTATCGCAGTGATTGAAGTTATCATCTATACCACAGCCTTGATTTATAGTAAATTTATCGAATCGAATTAG
- a CDS encoding IS30 family transposase, whose protein sequence is MSTTILSFQNRVVIETLHNEGRSLRYIANYLGFSKTTIFNELHRLNSGYQAELAQTDFERKVSQRGRKSSLTKSLKHLIEEKIQVQKWSPEQVAHVVGIAYKTVYNWIDQGWLDVQLPDLPDHGIRRHRAKEKRGTFSHGRSIEERPHKVETRQEFGHFEADTVLSGKRKGQAVATFVERKSRLTIVKRLHGRDSQSMTQAVLELASQLQDKLKTLTVDHGKEFANYQAIEQLTGTQVYFAHAYSPHERGSNENRNRVLRRFIPKGQAIEELSDRQLVQINWYLNSRPLKCLNWHTPIEIFLINLRH, encoded by the coding sequence ATGAGCACCACTATTTTATCATTCCAGAACCGTGTTGTCATTGAAACGCTTCATAATGAAGGACGTTCCTTGCGATACATCGCTAACTACTTAGGCTTTAGTAAGACCACCATCTTTAACGAACTTCACCGGCTAAATAGTGGGTATCAAGCTGAACTAGCGCAAACTGACTTTGAACGCAAGGTTAGTCAACGGGGGCGGAAGTCTTCACTCACTAAAAGCCTTAAGCACTTGATTGAGGAAAAGATTCAAGTCCAGAAGTGGTCCCCTGAACAAGTTGCCCATGTAGTTGGGATTGCCTACAAGACGGTCTATAACTGGATTGATCAAGGATGGCTTGATGTACAGTTACCCGATTTGCCTGATCATGGAATTCGTCGTCATCGTGCTAAAGAAAAGCGTGGTACGTTCAGTCACGGCCGCTCCATTGAGGAGCGTCCTCATAAAGTCGAAACTCGCCAAGAATTCGGCCACTTTGAAGCTGATACCGTACTTTCTGGCAAACGTAAAGGTCAAGCTGTGGCGACTTTTGTGGAGCGTAAGAGTCGCCTGACAATTGTTAAACGGCTCCATGGTCGCGACAGTCAGTCCATGACTCAAGCCGTACTTGAACTAGCTAGTCAACTTCAAGACAAGCTCAAGACGCTTACCGTGGATCATGGGAAAGAGTTCGCTAACTATCAGGCAATTGAACAGCTAACGGGTACTCAGGTTTACTTTGCCCATGCCTATTCACCGCACGAACGCGGTAGTAATGAGAACCGTAATCGAGTTTTGCGACGGTTTATTCCCAAGGGACAAGCCATTGAAGAGCTGAGCGATCGCCAGCTGGTTCAAATCAATTGGTATCTGAATTCCCGACCACTTAAATGTCTTAACTGGCACACACCAATCGAGATCTTCTTGATTAATCTACGTCACTAA
- the rnmV gene encoding ribonuclease M5: MIRIKEVIVVEGKDDTKQILKAVDADTYETNGSAISTADLAKLKKLQASRGLIVFTDPDFNGERIRKIISEAIPGVKHAFIKRKDGVPTEAHGSLGVEHATPAIIKSALEHLYTQTTIPQQVFKREDLQKWGLTGQADSRKRREKLGQLLGIGYGNGKQLIHRLNMFQVDRATFEQAIKQINQEEDHE; this comes from the coding sequence ATGATTAGAATAAAAGAAGTTATAGTTGTTGAAGGTAAAGATGATACTAAGCAAATTTTAAAAGCGGTTGATGCCGATACCTACGAAACAAATGGGTCCGCAATTTCAACGGCTGACTTGGCGAAGTTGAAAAAGTTACAAGCAAGCCGGGGCCTAATTGTTTTTACTGATCCGGACTTTAACGGGGAGCGGATTAGAAAAATAATCAGTGAAGCCATCCCGGGAGTTAAGCACGCTTTTATTAAACGTAAAGATGGTGTGCCAACTGAGGCTCACGGTAGCTTGGGAGTTGAGCATGCAACGCCAGCAATTATAAAATCAGCTTTGGAGCACCTTTATACCCAAACAACGATACCCCAGCAAGTTTTCAAGCGAGAAGACTTGCAAAAATGGGGATTAACAGGTCAAGCAGATTCACGAAAACGGCGTGAAAAGTTAGGGCAATTACTTGGAATCGGTTATGGCAATGGAAAACAATTAATTCACCGGTTAAACATGTTTCAAGTTGACCGAGCAACATTTGAACAAGCAATTAAGCAAATAAATCAGGAGGAAGATCATGAGTAA
- the rsmA gene encoding 16S rRNA (adenine(1518)-N(6)/adenine(1519)-N(6))-dimethyltransferase RsmA yields the protein MSNSPEIGSRTRTRAIMEKYGIRTKKSFGQNFLTDLNVLKNIVEAADITANDNVIEIGPGIGALTEQLAQAAGEVLALEIDQDLIPVLKEVLSPYDNVKVINQDVLQANLPELIKKEFKDPSRPIKVVANLPYYITSPILMNLLASPVEWATICVMMQKEVAQRLTAKPGTKQYGALTLAIEYQMQAKIAFDVSRKVFVPAPNVDSAIVVLTPRTNPLPVQPFDKQKLFGFIRGCFAHRRKSLWNNLQSLIGKDPVVKEKMTAVLTQLDISPQIRPEKLTLEQFIELANALHQQNFL from the coding sequence ATGAGTAATTCACCAGAAATTGGTAGTCGAACACGTACCCGCGCGATAATGGAAAAGTACGGGATCCGAACAAAAAAGAGTTTCGGCCAGAATTTCCTTACTGATTTGAACGTCTTAAAAAATATCGTTGAGGCGGCGGATATTACAGCTAATGACAATGTAATTGAAATTGGCCCTGGAATTGGCGCTTTAACGGAGCAATTAGCACAAGCGGCGGGAGAAGTTTTAGCCTTAGAAATTGATCAAGATTTAATTCCGGTGTTAAAAGAAGTATTATCACCATATGATAATGTAAAAGTGATTAATCAAGATGTCCTTCAAGCTAATTTACCAGAATTAATCAAAAAGGAATTTAAGGATCCTAGTCGACCAATTAAGGTGGTTGCTAATCTCCCTTATTACATTACGAGTCCCATTCTAATGAATTTACTGGCTAGTCCTGTTGAGTGGGCAACGATTTGTGTAATGATGCAAAAGGAAGTTGCTCAACGACTCACGGCTAAACCAGGCACTAAACAATATGGTGCTTTGACATTAGCGATTGAATACCAAATGCAAGCTAAAATTGCTTTTGATGTTTCGCGGAAAGTGTTCGTGCCAGCACCTAATGTTGATTCAGCAATTGTGGTATTAACACCGCGGACAAATCCGCTTCCGGTTCAGCCTTTTGATAAGCAAAAATTATTTGGCTTTATCCGGGGATGCTTTGCTCATCGTCGCAAGAGTCTTTGGAATAACCTCCAAAGTTTAATTGGTAAAGATCCAGTGGTAAAAGAGAAAATGACGGCCGTTTTAACCCAGCTGGACATTTCGCCGCAAATCCGTCCTGAGAAACTAACCCTCGAACAATTTATTGAACTTGCGAATGCTCTTCACCAGCAAAATTTCTTATAA
- the yidA gene encoding sugar-phosphatase: MAIKLVAIDIDGTLINDQRQITPQTVAAIKKVCAQGVKIVLCTGRPMTGVKAYLDQLDLNDSDNEFVISFNGALAQSTSGNVLVNYTMSFNDYADWQTYCIKEGIKSQIETRNYIYTINRDLSPYTVYESDLVSMPIRYRTFEELSKMQDQYVIAKAMMVDTKEQIDKAWAELPAEMRDRFSIVRSEDFYLEFMNKQASKGNALQLLSEELGIKKDEVMALGNAQNDDSMIEFAGLGVAMGNSIPSTLKIADVTTADNNHDGAGKAIEEYVLN, translated from the coding sequence ATGGCAATTAAATTAGTCGCAATCGATATCGATGGAACATTAATCAATGACCAACGCCAAATTACACCACAAACTGTTGCCGCAATAAAAAAAGTCTGCGCACAGGGAGTAAAGATCGTCTTATGCACTGGACGTCCAATGACAGGCGTAAAGGCATACCTTGACCAACTGGACTTAAATGATTCAGATAATGAATTTGTTATTAGCTTCAACGGTGCGTTGGCCCAATCAACTAGTGGCAACGTCTTGGTAAACTACACTATGTCTTTCAATGACTATGCAGACTGGCAAACTTATTGTATTAAAGAGGGTATCAAGTCCCAGATTGAAACCCGGAATTACATCTACACAATTAACCGAGATTTAAGTCCCTATACAGTCTACGAGTCAGACCTTGTAAGTATGCCAATCCGTTACCGCACCTTTGAAGAACTTTCTAAAATGCAAGATCAATACGTAATCGCCAAGGCAATGATGGTTGATACTAAAGAACAAATTGACAAAGCATGGGCAGAACTTCCGGCAGAAATGCGTGATCGCTTTTCCATCGTCCGCAGTGAAGACTTTTATTTGGAATTCATGAATAAACAAGCAAGTAAAGGAAATGCTCTTCAATTACTTAGTGAAGAACTCGGAATTAAAAAAGATGAAGTAATGGCTCTTGGCAACGCACAAAATGATGATTCAATGATCGAATTTGCGGGGTTAGGGGTAGCGATGGGAAACTCAATCCCTAGCACCTTAAAGATCGCTGACGTAACAACTGCTGATAATAATCATGATGGTGCTGGAAAAGCGATTGAAGAATATGTATTAAACTAA
- the glmU gene encoding bifunctional UDP-N-acetylglucosamine diphosphorylase/glucosamine-1-phosphate N-acetyltransferase GlmU produces the protein MTKRNAIILAAGKGTRMRSKLYKVLHQVCGKTMVEHVLTQLEKAKIDNIITIVGFGAETVEQQLGHRTKYVLQEQQLGTGHAVMQTKDLLANEDGETIIVSGDTPLFTAETFEKLFEYHEQWHAAATILTSIAPDPTGYGRIVRNDVGIVERIVEQKDATVQEQAIKEINTGVYCFDNKKLFAALSKITNDNAQGEYYLTDVIGILKQENEIVTAYKMDNFDESMGVNDRVALARANKVMRNRINTHWMREGVSMIDPETTYIDADVKIGRDTVIEGGVVIKGHTEIGNDCYIGAGSRINDSKIHDGVKIISSTLQEAEMHNGSDIGPNSHLRPETEIGENVHIGNFCEVKKAYIGEGTKVGHLTYIGNATLGKDINVGCGVVFVNYDGTNKHHTNVGDHAFIGSNSNLVAPVNIAKDSFVAAGSTITDSTEQYDMAIARARQVNKENYAKKLPW, from the coding sequence ATGACAAAACGTAATGCAATTATTTTAGCTGCTGGTAAAGGTACCCGGATGCGCTCAAAGCTATACAAGGTTTTACACCAAGTTTGTGGTAAGACAATGGTTGAGCATGTTTTAACCCAATTGGAAAAGGCCAAGATTGATAATATTATTACAATTGTTGGTTTTGGGGCGGAAACGGTTGAACAGCAATTGGGACACCGTACTAAGTATGTGCTCCAAGAACAACAGCTTGGAACCGGGCATGCTGTAATGCAAACAAAAGACCTTCTTGCAAATGAAGATGGCGAAACTATTATTGTCAGTGGTGATACTCCTTTATTTACGGCTGAGACTTTTGAAAAGCTCTTTGAATATCATGAACAATGGCATGCGGCAGCCACTATTTTGACTTCTATTGCTCCTGATCCAACTGGTTATGGGCGGATTGTGCGAAATGATGTTGGAATCGTTGAACGAATCGTGGAACAAAAAGATGCTACTGTTCAAGAACAAGCAATTAAGGAAATTAATACCGGAGTTTACTGTTTTGATAACAAGAAACTCTTTGCAGCCCTTAGCAAGATCACGAATGATAATGCTCAGGGTGAGTATTATTTAACTGATGTTATTGGCATTTTAAAGCAAGAAAATGAGATCGTAACAGCCTACAAGATGGATAACTTTGACGAATCAATGGGGGTAAATGACCGAGTTGCCCTTGCACGCGCAAACAAGGTAATGCGTAACCGGATCAATACTCATTGGATGCGTGAAGGTGTTTCAATGATTGATCCTGAAACAACTTATATTGATGCTGATGTTAAGATTGGTCGTGATACAGTTATTGAAGGTGGCGTTGTAATCAAAGGTCATACAGAAATTGGTAACGATTGTTATATCGGTGCTGGTTCACGGATCAATGATTCCAAGATTCACGATGGGGTTAAAATTATTTCGTCTACCCTCCAAGAAGCAGAAATGCACAATGGCAGTGATATTGGTCCTAATAGCCACCTGCGTCCAGAAACAGAAATTGGCGAAAATGTTCATATTGGTAACTTCTGTGAGGTTAAGAAGGCTTATATCGGTGAGGGAACAAAGGTCGGTCACCTCACTTATATCGGTAACGCTACTTTAGGTAAGGATATTAATGTTGGCTGTGGAGTAGTCTTTGTTAACTACGATGGGACAAATAAGCACCATACCAATGTTGGTGACCATGCATTCATCGGTAGTAACAGTAACTTAGTAGCCCCTGTTAATATTGCAAAAGATTCATTTGTTGCTGCTGGTTCGACCATCACAGACAGTACGGAACAATATGATATGGCAATTGCGCGGGCACGGCAGGTTAATAAAGAAAATTATGCTAAGAAGCTACCATGGTAA
- a CDS encoding ribose-phosphate diphosphokinase, translating into MTQQYFDQNLKIFALNSNRPLAEKIAKHVGVDLGKLSVNRFSDGEIQINIEESVRGDNVYVIQSTSAPVNDNLMELLIMVDALRRASAKTINVVMPYYGYARQDRKARSREPITAKLVANMLQNSGVDRIIALDLHAAQIQGFFDIPVDHLMGAPLLAEYFINQGVAENAVIISPDHGGVTRARALAEFLKSPIAIIDKRRPRANVAQIMNIIGDVKGKKCIMIDDMIDTAGTISLGSQALIDAGAEEVYASCTHAVLSGPAIERLRNAPLKEVVVTDSIQLPKEKQIDKIKQVSVAPLIGDAIKRINENRPVSPLFKQVFQSAQLEKK; encoded by the coding sequence ATGACACAGCAATATTTTGATCAAAATTTAAAAATCTTTGCGTTAAATTCAAACCGTCCCTTAGCAGAAAAGATTGCTAAGCATGTCGGTGTTGATTTAGGAAAATTATCTGTTAATCGTTTTAGTGATGGTGAGATCCAAATTAATATTGAGGAAAGTGTGCGGGGAGACAATGTTTATGTCATCCAGTCGACTTCTGCCCCAGTTAATGACAACTTAATGGAGTTATTAATTATGGTGGATGCGCTTCGCCGCGCTAGTGCCAAGACGATTAATGTGGTGATGCCATACTATGGTTATGCCCGTCAAGACCGAAAAGCACGGAGCCGTGAACCAATCACTGCTAAGTTAGTTGCTAATATGTTGCAAAATTCCGGTGTTGATCGGATTATTGCACTTGATCTTCATGCCGCACAAATTCAAGGGTTCTTTGATATTCCTGTCGATCATTTGATGGGTGCTCCTCTTTTAGCGGAGTATTTTATCAACCAGGGTGTTGCTGAAAATGCAGTTATTATTTCTCCTGATCATGGTGGAGTAACACGGGCACGAGCACTTGCTGAGTTTTTAAAATCTCCAATTGCGATTATTGATAAGCGGCGTCCACGGGCGAACGTTGCTCAAATCATGAATATTATTGGGGACGTTAAGGGTAAGAAGTGTATTATGATTGATGACATGATTGATACTGCGGGAACTATTAGTTTAGGTTCGCAAGCACTGATAGATGCCGGCGCAGAAGAAGTCTATGCATCATGTACTCATGCAGTATTATCTGGCCCAGCAATTGAACGTTTACGGAATGCACCGCTTAAAGAAGTTGTTGTGACAGACTCGATTCAATTGCCAAAGGAAAAACAAATCGATAAAATCAAGCAGGTATCGGTTGCGCCACTAATTGGGGATGCAATCAAACGGATTAACGAAAATCGTCCTGTTAGTCCACTCTTTAAGCAAGTCTTCCAAAGTGCACAGTTGGAAAAGAAGTAA
- a CDS encoding TatD family hydrolase: protein MNKVRNHQHQQLVYDSHTHLNDDVFYDDVPAFINRAAHYGVTEMNIVGSNQLLNTRALKLGHQFDNLHPIIGWHPEDIANWNSETKKELRQQLADPLVVGIGEIGLDYYNDEQSPHKQQQEIFAEQLEWARELKLPVSIHCRDALADTYEILRNAHVDEFGGVMHSFNGSPEWAEKFMDLGMMISFSGVVSFKNATEVHEAALVVPLEKMMVETDAPYLTPLPYRGKQNEPGFTKFTVDAIANLKQVDAGKVAYKTFTNARRLFLENEERGL from the coding sequence TTGAATAAAGTGCGTAATCATCAACACCAGCAATTGGTTTATGATTCCCATACCCACCTAAATGACGATGTGTTTTATGATGATGTGCCTGCCTTTATTAACCGTGCTGCTCATTATGGCGTGACGGAGATGAATATTGTTGGCTCGAACCAGCTATTGAATACCCGTGCTTTAAAGTTGGGACACCAGTTTGATAACCTGCATCCAATTATTGGTTGGCATCCAGAAGATATTGCTAATTGGAATAGTGAAACCAAGAAAGAATTACGCCAACAATTAGCAGATCCCTTAGTCGTGGGAATTGGAGAGATTGGCTTAGATTATTATAATGACGAGCAGTCTCCTCACAAGCAACAACAAGAAATTTTTGCTGAACAGCTTGAGTGGGCGCGAGAACTGAAATTACCAGTCTCGATTCACTGCCGGGATGCACTAGCTGACACGTATGAAATTTTGCGGAATGCCCACGTCGATGAATTTGGCGGTGTTATGCATAGTTTTAATGGGTCGCCAGAATGGGCAGAGAAATTTATGGATCTCGGGATGATGATTTCTTTTAGTGGTGTCGTAAGCTTCAAAAATGCGACAGAAGTCCATGAAGCCGCGTTAGTTGTTCCCTTGGAAAAGATGATGGTTGAAACAGATGCACCTTACCTAACGCCACTTCCATACCGGGGAAAGCAAAATGAACCCGGTTTTACTAAGTTTACGGTGGATGCAATTGCAAATTTAAAGCAGGTTGATGCTGGTAAAGTGGCATATAAAACATTTACGAACGCCCGCCGCTTATTTTTGGAAAATGAAGAAAGAGGCCTATGA
- a CDS encoding Veg family protein has product MPNSIVEIKKKLDERIGEHVLVKAQAGRKRITTHHGILSKTYPAVFVIHLNDEQGTLDRVSYSYTDLLTRNISIAFDEAE; this is encoded by the coding sequence GTGCCTAATAGCATTGTAGAAATTAAGAAGAAGCTAGATGAACGGATTGGCGAGCATGTTTTAGTAAAAGCGCAAGCTGGACGTAAACGTATTACCACCCATCACGGTATTTTGAGTAAGACCTATCCTGCAGTATTTGTTATTCATTTGAATGATGAACAGGGGACATTGGATCGGGTTTCCTATAGTTATACTGATTTGTTAACACGAAATATTTCAATTGCCTTTGATGAAGCAGAATAA